One genomic segment of Tripterygium wilfordii isolate XIE 37 chromosome 9, ASM1340144v1, whole genome shotgun sequence includes these proteins:
- the LOC120004932 gene encoding E3 ubiquitin-protein ligase SINA-like 10 yields MGRAKYWSKSAPSSCQNRKRARIFENQREDQEQEQESCFYEEEDDEEEEEEESSESERECEDGEEPESSKGSMIVFITEPNVLDCDIYYEPLTTPVFQEWHIACSKCCQRLKNKCPSCRLRISSIRCRAIEKILESIRVSCQNTAYGCNETSMLYKLKHHHEKTCVYAPCSCPFANCDYQSSLKQLPLHFDERHPNDLSYSFKYDSPFSINLDENVQCIVLEEDKEGDLFAITKDTSQFFGNAVVISHIIGTAVQRRHPYELDASINEPEGTSTLKIQSFTRNYVPCKSSKGKTPPSAGTSVVIPKDSLYGGCSYLRQVRLSVCIHPSI; encoded by the exons ATGGGAAGAGCAAAATATTGGTCAAAATCAGCTCCTTCTAGCTGCCAAAACAGAAAGCGGGCAAGAATCTTTGAAAACCAAAGAGAAgaccaagaacaagaacaagaatcaTGCTTTtacgaagaagaagatgatgaagaagaagaagaagaagaatcaagcGAAAGCGAAAGAGAATGCGAAGATGGTGAAGAACCTGAATCGTCCAAAGGTTCCATGATTGTTTTCATAACCGAACCTAATGTGCTTGATTGTGATATCTACTATGAGCCCTTGACTACTCCTGTCTTTCAG GAATGGCATATAGCTTGCTCCAAGTGCTGCCAGCGACTTAAAAACAAATGTCCCTCATGCAGATTGCGTATCAGCTCTATCCGTTGCCGGGCAATCGAAAAAATTCTTGAGTCGATCAGAGTATCATGTCAAAACACTGCCTATGGATGCAATGAAACATCAATGTTGTATAAACTGAAACACCACCACGAGAAGACTTGTGTCTACGCTCCATGTTCATGTCCCTTTGCCAACTGCGACTACCAGAGTTCGCTGAAGCAGTTGCCTCTCCACTTCGACGAGAGGCATCCAAATGACTTGAGTTATTCGTTCAAGTACGACTCACCATTCTCAATCAATTTAGATGAGAATGTCCAATGCATTGTCCTTGAAGAAGATAAAGAAGGTGATCTATTTGCCATCACAAAGGACACGAGTCAATTCTTTGGGAATGCAGTTGTTATTAGTCATATTATTGGGACAGCGGTGCAAAGACGACATCCCTATGAACTCGACGCAAGTATAAATGAACCTGAAGGAACCAGCACTCTCAAAATTCAGTCTTTCACAAGAAATTATGTGCCATGTAAGAGCAGCAAGGGTAAAACTCCTCCTTCTGCAGGGACATCCGTTGTGATTCCAAAAGATTCCTTGTATGGAGGTTGTTCGTACTTGCGGCAGGTCAGACTGTCTGTATGCATACATCCCTCTATCTGA
- the LOC120006013 gene encoding E3 ubiquitin-protein ligase SINA-like 10, whose translation MENTHIRKVARLLLIRLLEMKNFSETAASSSRKRARLFGNQSEDEEQEEELLTAQNSERQSEYAEDLEPYSSTQNSERESEYSEELESYSSAPSSERESEYGEELESSNARHKSNTNGSMIVSLTEPNVLDCDICYEPLTTPVFQCENGHIACSQCCEQLKNKCPSCALHIGSIRCRAIERILESIRVSCQNTSYGCNETSMLYNQKQHHETTCLYAPCPCPFANCDYQSLAKQLSIHLNERHPNHLRYLFKYDSTFSIKLDRNVECVVPEEDQEGDLFAITRYTDNLFRVDAVVVSHIIGTTMQRGHPYELTASIDGPDGIRTLKIQSFTRNHVPCNSISDGARPAGRDVARICDEGGHCGGSGATPPKFF comes from the exons atggaaAATACACATATAAGGAAGGTGGCCAGGCTTTTGCTGATTAGGTTATTGGAG ATGAAAAATTTCTCAGAAACAGCTGCTTCTAGCAGCCGAAAGCGGGCAAGATTATTTGGAAACCAAAGCgaagatgaagaacaagaagaagaactgTTAACTGCACAAAACAGTGAAAGACAAAGCGAATATGCTGAAGATCTTGAACCGTACTCAAGCACCCAAAATAGTGAAAGAGAGAGCGAATATAGTGAAGAACTTGAATCGTACTCAAGTGCCCCAAGCAGTGAAAGAGAAAGCGAGTATGGTGAAGAACTTGaatcgtcaaatgctcgtcaCAAAAGCAATACCAATGGTTCCATGATTGTTTCCTTGACCGAACCTAATGTGCTTGATTGTGATATCTGCTATGAGCCCTTGACTACTCCTGTATTTCAG TGTGAGAATGGGCATATAGCTTGCTCCCAGTGCTGCGAGCAACTCAAAAACAAATGCCCCTCATGCGCATTGCATATCGGCTCTATCCGTTGCCGGGCAATCGAAAGAATTCTGGAGTCGATCAGAGTATCATGTCAAAACACTTCCTATGGATGCAATGAAACATCAATGCTGTATAACCAGAAACAACACCACGAGACGACTTGCCTCTACGCTCCATGTCCGTGCCCCTTTGCCAATTGCGACTACCAGAGTCTGGCGAAGCAGTTATCTATACACTTGAACGAGAGACATCCGAATCACTTGAGGTATTTGTTCAAGTATGACTCCACATTCTCAATCAAATTAGACCGGAATGTCGAATGTGTTGTCCCTGAAGAAGATCAAGAAGGTGATCTATTCGCCATCACAAGGTACACGGATAATTTGTTTAGGGTTGATGCAGTTGTTGTTAGTCACATTATTGGGACAACAATGCAACGAGGACATCCCTATGAACTCACCGCAAGTATTGATGGACCTGATGGAATTAGAACTCTCAAAATTCAGTCTTTCACAAGAAATCATGTTCCATGTAATAGTATTAGTGATGGAGCTCGTCCTGCAGGCAGGGACGTAGCCAGGATTTGTGATGAGGGGGGGCATTGTGGGGGTTCGGGGGCAAcgcccccgaaatttttttga